The Brachyhypopomus gauderio isolate BG-103 chromosome 2, BGAUD_0.2, whole genome shotgun sequence genome contains a region encoding:
- the eps8b gene encoding epidermal growth factor receptor kinase substrate 8-like protein 2 — MLQPSGSDPKGVRIRYDFVARNANELTVQRGEVLQVLESEKHWWLLVNRSGQSGYVPCNVLEEEQPPGALCTHTALFNSQAVNPYKATSPPATVNHAERVEVNKSSQDKDNRTQQKEMNDELLKRITDSKVQPPLRNFRVEHSGSTVPITPQSQASEVTAWLRAKGFSRAVVECLGILTGAQLFSLSKEELRAVCGDQGSRVYSQITVQKAQIERNCGNSELEEIMRRRQQDTEASAWD; from the exons ATGCTCCAGCC GTCCGGCAGCGACCCCAAAGGCGTCAGGATCCGCTACGACTTTGTGGCGCGCAACGCTAACGAGCTGACGGTGCAGAGAGGAGAGGTGCTGCAG GTGCTGGAGAGTGAGAAGCACTGGTGGCTGCTGGTGAACCGGAGTGGCCAGTCGGGGTACGTGCCCTGTAACGtgctggaggaggagcagcCACCGGGGGCGCTGTGCACCCACACTGCACTCTTCAACAGCCAG GCAGTGAATCCTTACAAAGCTACCTCTCCCCCTGCCACAGTAAATCACGCCGAACGTGTGGAGGTGAATAAATCTTCGCAGGACAAAGACA aTCGGACCCAGCAGAAGGAGATGAACGATGAGCTCCTGAAGAGAATCACAGACAGCAAGGTCCAGCCCCCTTTGCGCAACTTCCGTGTGGAGCACTCGGGCAGTACTGTACCCATCACCCCCCAGTCCCAGGCCTCAGAGGTCACCGCCTGGCTCAGAGCCAAGGGTTTCTCCAGAGC GGTGGTGGAGTGTCTGGGTATTCTGACGGGAGCACAGCTCTTCTCTCTGAGTAAGGAGGAACTCAGGGCGGTGTGTGGCGACCAAGGCTCTCGTGTCTACAGTCAGATCACCGTGCAGAAAGCCCAGATAGAG AGGAACTGTGGGAACTCAGAACTGGAGGAGATCATGAGGCGGCGGCAGCAGGACACTGAAGCTTCTGCTTGGGACTGA